A window from Thiomonas sp. FB-Cd encodes these proteins:
- a CDS encoding phosphoketolase, which yields MASSTNGRLEQAQADWLDRWWRATNYIACAQIFLQDNVFLQIPLSAAHIKPRLLGHWGTSPGLNLLYAHLLRVVRLHGVQALFVAGPGHGAPAVLANVWLEGSYAGVRPELSRNAVGMRRLCREFSTPGGVASHVGPHIPGSLHEGGELGYGLLHAFGAAFDNPHLLALAVVGDGEAETGPAAAAWKSIHFLNPKRDGAVLPVLHLNGYRIAAPTVFGRMADEQITRHFEGLGYRVLLVEGREPAAVHRDLAGAMDAAIAHICAIQRDWRAPSARERTTPVWPLIVLCTPKGWTGPQQVDGLPMEGTFRAHQVPLPRAREDATQRAQLDAWLRSYRPQELFDSNGCPERDLLRGLPAQGLLPGNCRHADGGRVRIDLQLPSLAELALDVQAPGATAFESARGLGMWLRDALRLNAGAANLRIFCPDELVSNRLDAVFETTRRCTVQPTVRGDDHLGPDGRVLEVLSEHCCEGWLEGYVLSGRHGLFACYEAFAPIVDSMINQHVKWLKASAEVTWRRPLPALNILLTSHTWRQDHNGYSHQGPGFIDNVLNRKHRHVRVYLAPDTNCLLALAQHAFASVDRVNVIIAGKQSMPQWLSLQAALRHCAVGAGRWPWAEGGDASNPEVVLACAGDVPALEILAAADLLRRFVPDLSFRLINVVNLLALTSPLDHPDGLPDPDFDALFTVDRPVLFAFHGYPHVIDGLVHRRANPQRIRAEGYREEGTTTTPFDMVVRNRVSRFHLAMQALDLAARDDPDAHRLRTHCQQRITEHALYIRTQFEDMPDVRDWRWAQPPSSAIDGVGQQRSSSKG from the coding sequence ATGGCAAGCAGCACCAATGGCAGGCTGGAGCAGGCGCAAGCCGATTGGCTCGACCGCTGGTGGCGTGCCACTAACTATATTGCCTGCGCGCAGATCTTTTTGCAAGACAACGTGTTCTTGCAAATCCCCCTGTCTGCAGCGCACATCAAGCCGCGGCTTCTGGGGCACTGGGGCACAAGCCCGGGTTTGAATCTTCTCTATGCCCATCTGCTGCGTGTGGTGAGGCTGCATGGCGTGCAAGCGCTTTTCGTCGCGGGCCCCGGGCATGGGGCGCCGGCCGTTTTGGCCAACGTATGGCTCGAAGGCAGCTACGCTGGGGTGCGGCCAGAGCTGAGCCGCAACGCTGTGGGCATGCGTCGACTGTGCCGTGAATTTTCGACGCCAGGTGGCGTGGCAAGCCATGTTGGACCGCACATTCCAGGATCGCTGCATGAGGGTGGCGAGTTGGGCTATGGGCTGCTGCATGCTTTTGGCGCGGCGTTCGACAACCCGCACCTGCTCGCCCTGGCGGTAGTGGGTGACGGCGAGGCAGAAACCGGCCCGGCGGCGGCAGCGTGGAAGTCGATTCACTTCTTGAATCCAAAGCGCGATGGCGCCGTGCTCCCGGTCCTGCATCTGAATGGCTACCGTATCGCGGCCCCCACTGTGTTCGGACGCATGGCGGACGAGCAAATTACCCGCCATTTCGAGGGTCTTGGCTACCGCGTGCTTCTGGTGGAGGGACGGGAGCCGGCGGCCGTGCACCGCGATTTGGCTGGTGCAATGGACGCTGCAATTGCGCATATTTGCGCGATCCAGCGCGATTGGCGCGCGCCCTCCGCACGCGAGCGCACGACCCCGGTCTGGCCCCTGATTGTCTTGTGCACGCCCAAGGGATGGACCGGTCCGCAACAAGTCGATGGATTGCCGATGGAAGGAACCTTTCGAGCTCATCAGGTCCCTTTGCCACGCGCACGGGAGGATGCCACGCAGCGTGCCCAGCTGGATGCCTGGCTGCGTAGCTACCGGCCGCAGGAATTGTTTGACAGCAACGGCTGCCCGGAGCGCGATTTGCTCCGAGGTCTTCCGGCGCAAGGGCTGCTACCGGGCAACTGCCGCCATGCGGATGGTGGCCGCGTTCGCATCGATTTGCAACTGCCATCGCTCGCTGAGCTTGCCCTTGACGTGCAGGCCCCGGGTGCAACCGCATTCGAGAGCGCTCGTGGCCTCGGGATGTGGCTGCGGGACGCTCTGCGACTCAACGCTGGAGCGGCGAATCTGCGTATCTTTTGCCCCGACGAGTTGGTTTCCAATCGGCTCGACGCGGTATTCGAGACGACCCGGCGTTGCACGGTGCAGCCCACCGTGCGGGGAGACGATCACCTCGGGCCGGATGGCCGTGTGCTTGAGGTTCTTTCGGAGCATTGTTGCGAAGGTTGGCTTGAGGGCTATGTGCTTAGCGGGCGACACGGATTGTTTGCCTGCTATGAGGCGTTTGCGCCCATTGTCGACAGTATGATCAACCAGCATGTGAAGTGGCTCAAGGCGTCGGCCGAAGTGACATGGCGCCGCCCGCTGCCCGCACTCAACATCCTGCTGACTTCGCACACTTGGAGGCAAGACCATAACGGCTACAGCCATCAAGGCCCGGGATTCATTGACAACGTGCTCAATCGAAAGCACCGGCACGTGCGGGTGTATCTGGCTCCCGACACCAATTGCCTGCTCGCATTGGCGCAACACGCATTTGCCAGCGTCGACCGAGTCAACGTCATCATCGCCGGCAAGCAATCGATGCCGCAATGGCTGTCGCTGCAGGCTGCGCTCCGGCATTGCGCCGTGGGTGCCGGACGGTGGCCTTGGGCGGAGGGCGGCGACGCGTCCAACCCGGAGGTCGTGCTGGCCTGCGCTGGTGACGTGCCAGCGCTCGAAATTCTCGCAGCGGCCGATCTTCTGCGCCGCTTCGTGCCGGATCTCAGCTTCCGGCTCATCAACGTGGTGAACCTGCTGGCGTTGACCTCTCCGCTCGACCACCCGGATGGATTGCCCGACCCGGATTTCGACGCGCTTTTCACGGTAGATCGCCCGGTGCTTTTCGCCTTCCACGGCTACCCGCATGTCATCGATGGCTTGGTGCATCGCCGCGCGAACCCCCAGCGCATCCGCGCAGAGGGCTACCGCGAAGAAGGTACGACGACCACGCCTTTCGACATGGTTGTGCGCAATCGCGTCAGCCGCTTTCACCTTGCCATGCAGGCTCTGGATCTTGCTGCGCGTGACGACCCTGATGCCCACCGCCTGCGCACGCATTGCCAGCAGCGGATCACCGAGCACGCCCTGTATATCCGCACCCAATTTGAGGATATGCCGGATGTGCGCGATTGGCGCTGGGCGCAACCTCCATCTTCCGCGATAGATGGGGTGGGCCAGCAGCGGTCAAGCTCAAAGGGATAA